Proteins from a genomic interval of Sporolactobacillus sp. Y61:
- the hslV gene encoding ATP-dependent protease subunit HslV — MGVFHATTIFAIRHKGHSAMAGDGQVTLGQSVIMKTSARKVRRLFHGRVISGFAGSVADAFTLFEKFEGRLEEYNGNLQRSAVELAKEWRGDKMLRQLEAMLIVMDRDNLLLVSGTGEVIEPDDGMLAIGSGGNYALAAGRALKSWGSPELTARDIAVRALNIASGICVYTNDHIIVEEL; from the coding sequence ATGGGCGTCTTCCACGCTACCACGATATTTGCCATTCGACATAAAGGCCACAGTGCGATGGCAGGTGACGGGCAGGTCACGCTGGGCCAGTCGGTCATTATGAAGACGTCGGCTCGAAAAGTCCGCAGACTCTTCCATGGCCGGGTCATTTCCGGCTTTGCCGGTTCGGTTGCCGATGCTTTCACCCTGTTTGAAAAATTTGAAGGCCGCCTGGAAGAGTATAACGGCAATCTTCAGCGCTCTGCAGTTGAACTGGCAAAGGAATGGCGGGGAGATAAAATGCTTCGCCAGCTGGAAGCCATGCTGATTGTGATGGACCGGGATAATCTCTTGCTTGTCTCAGGAACAGGAGAAGTGATCGAACCGGATGACGGGATGCTAGCCATCGGGTCAGGCGGAAATTATGCACTTGCTGCCGGCAGAGCACTTAAAAGCTGGGGATCGCCTGAACTGACCGCAAGGGACATTGCTGTGAGAGCTCTGAATATCGCCAGTGGAATCTGCGTCTATACCAATGATCACATTATTGTTGAGGAACTGTGA
- the dprA gene encoding DNA-processing protein DprA has product MDLLTLKLIHIDHCRGLGRKTIRAFLKIDPTLQFLDCCTVKDLTETFHMTGQYAELFLKDFHLFQPDKTARIYLDRGISVIPVHSPMYPRLLKKIYDPPFLIYAKGRVDLLQEQHMLSVVGTRHPSHEVVPVMKCLLHPLIDRGWTIVSGMALGVDGIAHRLAMNGKTIAVLGSGICCPYPRQHMPLFAGLCSKQLVLSEYPPFSPPARWRFPERNRIISGMSQGTLVIEAREKSGSLITADQALEQGREVFAVPGSILNDNSKGTHRLIQQGAKLVTETEDILEELQNLSGTGKQEL; this is encoded by the coding sequence ATGGATCTACTGACATTAAAGCTTATTCATATTGACCATTGCCGGGGCCTGGGAAGAAAAACAATTCGTGCCTTTTTAAAAATAGATCCGACCCTGCAGTTTCTCGATTGCTGTACAGTGAAAGATCTGACCGAAACTTTTCATATGACCGGCCAGTATGCCGAATTATTTCTAAAAGATTTTCACCTGTTTCAACCTGATAAAACGGCACGTATCTACCTGGATCGCGGGATATCTGTCATTCCAGTGCACAGTCCGATGTATCCGCGTCTGTTGAAGAAGATATATGACCCGCCATTTCTCATCTATGCAAAAGGCAGGGTGGATCTGTTACAGGAGCAGCATATGCTCAGTGTAGTCGGGACGCGACATCCTTCACATGAGGTGGTTCCGGTCATGAAGTGTCTGCTTCATCCGCTCATTGATCGTGGATGGACCATCGTCAGTGGTATGGCTCTGGGTGTAGACGGGATAGCGCATCGTCTGGCAATGAACGGAAAAACGATTGCGGTACTGGGATCCGGCATATGCTGTCCCTATCCGAGACAGCATATGCCGTTGTTTGCAGGCCTTTGTTCCAAACAACTGGTCCTTAGCGAATATCCCCCGTTTTCACCACCGGCACGATGGAGGTTCCCCGAAAGAAACCGTATCATCAGCGGCATGTCTCAGGGTACACTTGTTATCGAAGCCCGGGAAAAGAGTGGCTCATTAATTACGGCAGATCAGGCTCTGGAACAGGGGCGGGAAGTCTTTGCTGTTCCAGGGTCCATCTTAAATGATAACAGTAAGGGGACACACAGATTGATTCAGCAGGGGGCAAAGCTGGTGACAGAAACAGAAGATATTCTTGAAGAACTGCAAAATCTTTCCGGTACCGGCAAACAGGAATTGTAA
- the trmFO gene encoding FADH(2)-oxidizing methylenetetrahydrofolate--tRNA-(uracil(54)-C(5))-methyltransferase TrmFO produces the protein MTERSVTVIGAGLAGSEAAWQIARRGIPVTLYEMRPKKFTPAHHTDQFAELVCTNSLRSNSLTNAVGILKEEMRRLDSLIIKAADTASVPAGGALAVDRHDFSAKVTETLKNMPLIRVVHEDVTTLPDGITVVATGPLTSDGLSRSLKKMTGEDYLYFYDAAAPIISAESIDRSRVYLKSRYDKGEAAYLNCPMTKEEFYRFYDALIHAETAPVKAFEKEHYFNGCMPVEIMARQGAKTLLFGPLKPVGLEHPETGERPYAVVQLRQDNSAGTLFNMVGFQTHLKWGAQKEVFRLIPGLERAEIVRYGVMHRNTFLNSPELLRPTYQTRVRENLFFAGQMTGVEGYVESAASGLIAGINAARYFSEKSCLVFSEESIIGSMAHYITSADPKHFQPMNANFGLLPPLQERVKDKKERAADYATRALNTIQNLVIKL, from the coding sequence ATGACGGAAAGGTCGGTTACCGTGATCGGTGCTGGTCTTGCGGGCAGTGAAGCCGCCTGGCAAATCGCCAGACGAGGTATTCCGGTGACACTTTATGAAATGAGACCGAAGAAATTCACACCGGCCCACCATACGGATCAGTTTGCAGAGCTTGTCTGCACGAATTCTCTGCGCTCCAATTCACTGACCAATGCAGTGGGTATATTAAAGGAAGAAATGCGCAGACTGGATTCGCTGATCATCAAAGCTGCAGATACAGCCAGTGTCCCTGCAGGAGGAGCACTGGCTGTTGACCGCCATGATTTTTCAGCAAAGGTCACAGAAACACTTAAAAATATGCCATTAATCCGCGTGGTGCATGAAGATGTGACCACCCTTCCCGATGGGATTACTGTTGTCGCGACAGGGCCGCTCACATCTGATGGTTTATCCCGGTCGCTGAAAAAAATGACCGGTGAAGATTATCTTTATTTTTATGATGCCGCAGCGCCGATCATCTCGGCAGAAAGTATTGATCGCAGCCGTGTATACTTAAAATCGCGTTATGATAAGGGCGAAGCAGCGTATTTAAATTGTCCGATGACAAAAGAGGAATTTTATCGTTTTTACGATGCACTGATTCACGCTGAGACGGCCCCTGTAAAAGCTTTTGAAAAAGAACACTATTTTAACGGCTGTATGCCGGTTGAAATTATGGCCAGACAGGGGGCAAAAACGTTACTGTTCGGACCACTGAAACCTGTTGGACTGGAGCATCCGGAAACGGGAGAAAGGCCCTACGCCGTTGTTCAGCTCAGACAGGATAATTCAGCCGGGACCCTCTTTAATATGGTTGGTTTTCAAACCCATTTGAAATGGGGGGCACAGAAAGAAGTCTTTCGTCTGATACCCGGTCTGGAACGGGCGGAGATTGTCCGTTATGGTGTGATGCACCGAAATACCTTTCTCAATTCTCCTGAGCTGCTCAGACCGACCTATCAGACCAGAGTAAGGGAGAATCTGTTCTTTGCCGGACAAATGACCGGAGTTGAAGGCTATGTTGAATCAGCTGCCTCCGGATTGATTGCCGGAATCAATGCTGCACGTTATTTTTCAGAAAAATCATGTCTTGTCTTTTCTGAGGAGTCGATTATCGGCAGTATGGCGCATTATATTACATCGGCTGATCCAAAGCACTTTCAGCCGATGAATGCCAACTTTGGTCTGTTGCCGCCCTTACAGGAGCGAGTAAAGGATAAAAAAGAGCGGGCAGCCGACTATGCGACGCGGGCTCTGAATACAATTCAGAATCTTGTTATAAAACTGTAA
- the topA gene encoding type I DNA topoisomerase has protein sequence MSDYLVIVESPAKAKTIKRYLGSKYQVKASMGHVRDLPKSQMGIDVTDHYKPRYITIRGKGPVLKDLKSAARKAKKVYLAADPDREGEAIAWHLAHSLDIDDRSDCRVVFNEITKPAIKKAFKQPRKINMNLVDAQQARRVLDRLVGYNISPLLWKKVKKGLSAGRVQSVALRMIVEREKEIKAFVPEEYWSITGRFRTGEETFTADFFGLDGHKHALKKKEDVEEVLSKLKNDQFSVTNVQKKERLRFPIAPFTTSSLQQEAARKLNFRARKTMMIAQQLYEGIALGRQGNVGLITYMRTDSTRISDVAKSEAKEFIVQHYGEKYISNLHARRKKSENVQDAHEGVRPTSVLRQPGEMKEFLSRDQFRLYKLIWERFVASQMAPAVLDTVRADLEQNGVTYRATGSKVKFQGFMKVYIESSDDKKKNEKESKSNRFLPELKDGMTVVKENNEPKQHFTQPPPRYSEASLVRKMEEIGIGRPSTYAPTIDTIQRRNYVTMEAKRFVPTELGLIVLKLIVEFFPEVINIDFTAQMETSLDEVEEGKKNWIATVDSFYQEFSKRLSTAEKEMQSVTIKDEPSGIMCEKCGHEMVYKMGRFGKFLACSNFPACRNTKPILKKTGVTCPKCGKGEVVERRSKKRRIFYGCDRYPACDFVSWDKPIQRNCPKCGSYLIEKKSKNSKRVQCPKCDYQEETQ, from the coding sequence ATGAGTGATTACTTAGTTATTGTAGAATCTCCCGCTAAAGCAAAAACCATTAAACGCTATCTTGGATCAAAATATCAGGTGAAAGCATCCATGGGGCATGTCCGTGATTTGCCGAAAAGCCAGATGGGTATTGACGTGACCGATCATTATAAACCGAGATACATTACCATACGCGGTAAGGGTCCTGTGCTGAAAGATCTTAAAAGTGCAGCCCGGAAAGCAAAAAAAGTATATCTTGCAGCGGACCCCGATCGAGAAGGTGAAGCTATTGCCTGGCATCTTGCGCACAGTCTTGACATTGATGATCGGTCGGACTGCAGGGTCGTATTTAATGAAATTACAAAACCGGCGATTAAAAAAGCCTTTAAGCAGCCAAGAAAAATTAATATGAATCTGGTCGACGCGCAGCAGGCACGTCGCGTATTAGACAGGCTGGTGGGGTACAATATCAGTCCGCTTCTCTGGAAAAAGGTGAAGAAAGGTCTGAGTGCCGGTCGTGTTCAGTCGGTTGCGCTGCGAATGATTGTGGAACGTGAAAAAGAAATTAAAGCTTTTGTTCCTGAAGAATACTGGTCGATCACTGGGCGGTTTCGAACAGGTGAAGAAACGTTCACCGCTGATTTCTTTGGCCTTGATGGTCACAAACACGCTTTAAAGAAAAAAGAGGACGTGGAAGAAGTCCTTTCAAAACTGAAAAATGATCAGTTTTCAGTCACGAATGTTCAAAAAAAGGAACGACTCAGATTTCCAATTGCGCCTTTCACGACGTCCTCTCTTCAGCAGGAAGCGGCACGGAAATTGAACTTCCGTGCCCGAAAAACGATGATGATCGCTCAGCAGCTCTATGAAGGTATTGCCCTTGGAAGACAGGGGAACGTCGGACTGATTACGTATATGAGAACAGACTCAACCCGCATCTCTGATGTCGCGAAATCAGAGGCCAAAGAATTCATAGTGCAGCATTATGGTGAAAAGTATATCAGTAATTTACATGCCAGAAGAAAGAAGTCCGAGAATGTTCAGGATGCTCACGAGGGCGTCCGGCCTACGTCGGTACTCAGGCAGCCGGGTGAAATGAAGGAATTTTTGAGCCGTGATCAGTTCAGATTATATAAGCTGATCTGGGAACGCTTTGTGGCCAGTCAGATGGCACCTGCTGTCCTGGATACGGTACGGGCCGATCTGGAGCAGAATGGTGTAACCTATCGCGCCACAGGGTCAAAAGTGAAGTTCCAGGGGTTTATGAAAGTATATATTGAGAGCAGTGACGATAAGAAAAAAAATGAAAAAGAATCAAAATCCAATCGCTTTCTGCCGGAACTCAAAGATGGGATGACGGTTGTTAAAGAAAATAATGAGCCAAAACAGCATTTTACTCAGCCGCCTCCGCGCTATTCTGAAGCCTCACTTGTACGCAAGATGGAAGAAATCGGGATTGGCAGACCGTCAACCTATGCACCAACGATTGACACGATTCAGAGACGTAACTATGTGACGATGGAGGCCAAACGCTTTGTCCCGACAGAACTTGGCCTGATCGTTCTGAAACTGATTGTTGAATTTTTTCCTGAAGTCATTAATATTGATTTTACTGCTCAGATGGAGACCAGTCTGGACGAGGTCGAAGAAGGCAAAAAAAACTGGATTGCAACCGTCGACAGTTTTTATCAGGAATTTTCAAAAAGACTGTCTACCGCTGAAAAAGAAATGCAGTCGGTCACAATCAAAGATGAACCTTCCGGCATTATGTGCGAAAAATGCGGACATGAAATGGTCTATAAAATGGGTCGTTTCGGAAAGTTTCTGGCCTGTTCCAACTTCCCGGCCTGCCGGAACACGAAGCCGATATTAAAAAAGACAGGGGTTACCTGCCCGAAATGCGGCAAAGGTGAAGTCGTCGAGCGCAGAAGTAAAAAAAGGAGAATTTTCTATGGGTGCGACCGTTATCCGGCATGCGATTTTGTATCATGGGATAAGCCGATTCAGAGAAACTGTCCGAAATGCGGATCGTACCTGATTGAAAAAAAATCAAAAAACAGTAAAAGAGTGCAATGTCCAAAATGTGATTATCAGGAAGAAACGCAATAA
- the sucD gene encoding succinate--CoA ligase subunit alpha, whose protein sequence is MSILVHKDTRVIVQGITGSQGLFHTRQMLDYGTRIVGGVTPGKGGTQVEGVPVFDTVRDAVNQTQADCSVIYVPPAFAADAIIEAADAGISLVIAITEGIPILDMVKVKRYLKDKKTRLIGPNCPGVLSADESKIGIMPGYIHKKGHVGVVSRSGTLTYEAVHQLSQLNVGQTTAVGIGGDPVNGTSFIDVLKLFNEDPETFAVVMIGEIGGHGEEDAAAWAEQNMDKPLVGFIGGKTAPPGKRMGHAGAIISGGKGTADEKVRVMRDHGVSVADTPATIGETMVQLLKDRGLYEKCLISNQ, encoded by the coding sequence ATGAGTATTCTCGTTCACAAAGATACCCGGGTGATTGTCCAGGGGATTACCGGATCCCAGGGCCTTTTCCATACCAGGCAGATGCTTGATTACGGAACCCGGATTGTCGGGGGTGTCACACCTGGTAAAGGTGGAACCCAGGTTGAAGGTGTGCCGGTTTTTGATACTGTGCGGGACGCTGTCAATCAAACGCAGGCTGATTGCTCCGTGATTTACGTTCCCCCTGCTTTTGCAGCGGATGCCATTATTGAAGCTGCAGATGCCGGCATATCCCTGGTGATTGCCATCACCGAAGGCATTCCGATTCTGGATATGGTGAAAGTGAAACGCTATCTTAAAGATAAAAAGACACGTCTGATCGGTCCAAACTGCCCGGGTGTCCTTTCGGCAGATGAATCAAAGATCGGCATCATGCCTGGATATATCCATAAAAAAGGCCATGTTGGCGTAGTTTCGCGTTCAGGGACTCTGACTTATGAGGCCGTTCACCAGCTGTCTCAGCTGAATGTCGGACAGACTACAGCTGTAGGGATTGGCGGCGATCCGGTGAATGGGACGAGTTTTATCGATGTGCTTAAATTGTTTAATGAGGATCCGGAAACTTTCGCGGTCGTCATGATTGGAGAAATCGGCGGGCATGGTGAAGAGGATGCGGCCGCCTGGGCAGAACAGAATATGGATAAACCATTGGTCGGTTTCATAGGCGGTAAAACAGCTCCTCCGGGAAAAAGAATGGGTCACGCCGGGGCCATTATCTCAGGTGGTAAAGGGACAGCTGACGAAAAGGTTCGCGTCATGCGCGATCATGGTGTTTCCGTGGCTGATACACCGGCAACCATCGGGGAAACTATGGTTCAGCTCCTGAAAGATCGCGGCTTGTACGAAAAATGCCTGATCAGTAATCAGTAA